One genomic window of Vicia villosa cultivar HV-30 ecotype Madison, WI unplaced genomic scaffold, Vvil1.0 ctg.002187F_1_1, whole genome shotgun sequence includes the following:
- the LOC131638139 gene encoding putative GTP diphosphokinase RSH1, chloroplastic gives MASTTPSMSVSLECVNACNLWRGDGNGRHDCSYQSCAWKSPRVLTGFLATTARPHHYLLNGRNGRRNGYSFACEAFSIVGSYSDETLGNGITHRDGFSRSIFSRFAPRQRKLSCSSAFSMDTASEFSPRSLWEDLKPVISYLPPKELELVHNAFMLAFKAHDGQKRRSGEPFIIHPVEVARILGELELDWESIAAGLLHDTVEDTDVVTFERIEEEFGATVRHIVEGETKVSKLGKLKYKNEKDSAQDVKAEDLRQMFLAMTEEVRVIIVKLADRLHNMRTLSHMPPHKQTSIAMETLQVFAPLAKLLGMYQIKSELENLSFMYTNAEDYAKVKRRVADLFKEHEKDLLEANKILLKKIQDDQFLDLLTVKTEIRAVCKEPYSVYKAVLKSKGLINEINQIAQLRIIIKPKPYIGDGPLCSPQLICYHVLGLIHGIWTPNPRSMKDYIATPKPNGYKSLHSIVIPFLYESMFRLEIQIRTEEMDLIAERGIAAHYSGREFVTGLVGSAVPSSKSSRGKTVCLSNANIALRIGWLNAIREWQEEFVGNMSSREFVDTVTRDLLGSRVFVFTPRGEIRNLPQGATVIDYAYMIHTEIGNKMVAAKVNGNLVSPARVLANAEVVEIITYNALSSKSAFQRHKQWLQHAKTRSARHKIMKFLKEQAALSAADITTEAVNEFLSDSDKDRESEKLPNGSSGSKDRSGKILLNGVEISTSERSETVLQSKNGSAWTPKLNGKHNKHVHHLSLNGKGDMMLQGNHVANMIQVNNPKYKEVLPGLERWKAHKIASWHNIEGHSIQWLSLVCIDRRGMMAEVSTVLATADITICSCVAEIDRGRGMAVMLFHIEGNLENLVNACSRVDQILGVLGWSTGCSWPSLMENHGVLEC, from the exons ATGGCATCTACTACTCCTTCCATGTCAG TTTCGTTGGAGTGTGTAAACGCGTGTAATTTGTGGAGAGGGGATGGAAATGGAAGACATGATTGTAGTTATCAATCGTGTGCGTGGAAATCTCCTAGGGTTCTTACTGGATTTCTTGCTACTACGGCTCGTCCTCATCATTACTTGTTGAATGGGCGGAATGGAAGAAGGAATGGATATAGTTTT GCATGTGAAGCCTTTAGTATAGTAGGTTCATATTCTGATGAaacacttggcaatggcatcacaCATCGTGATGGATTCTCTAGATCTATCTTTTCTAGATTTGCTCCTAGACAACGGAAATTATCTTGTTCTTCGGCTTTTTCGATGGATACTGCCAGCGAGTTTTCCCCTAGAAGCTTGTGGGAG GATCTTAAGCCCGTGATCTCGTATCTTCCTCCTAAAGAACTAGAGTTAGTCCATAATGCTTTTATG TTGGCATTTAAAGCTCATGATGGTCAGAAAAGGCGCAGCGGTGAACCCTTCATCATTCATCCAGTTGAGGTTGCACGAATTCTTGGAGAACTT GAACTTGATTGGGAGTCAATTGCTGCTGGATTACTTCATGACACGGTTGAAGATACAGATGTTGTGACTTTTGAGAGGATAGAGGAAGAATTTGGTGCTACGGTGCGCCACATTGTGGAAGGAGAGACCAAG GTGTCAAAGCTGGGAAAGTTGAAgtacaagaatgaaaaagattcTGCTCAAGATGTGAAAGCAGAGGACCTAAGGCAAATGTTTCTGGCTATGACTGAGGAG GTTCGTGTTATTATCGTCAAATTAGCAGATAGGTTACATAACATGCGCACTCTATCACACATGCCTCCACATAAACAA ACTAGCATTGCGATGGAAACATTACAGGTATTTGCTCCTTTGGCAAAGTTGCTTGGGATGTATCAAATTAAG TCAGAACTAGAAAACCTATCATTTATGTACACAAATGCTGAAGATTATGCAAAGGTGAAGAGAAGAGTTGCTGACTTATTCAAAGAACATGAGAAAGATCTTTTAGAG GCTAACAAAATATTGTTAAAGAAAATCCAAGATGATCAATTCTTAGACCTTTTGACAGTTAAAACAGAAATTCGAGCTGTCTGCAAAGAGCCTTACAG TGTCTACAAAGCTGTGCTCAAATCTAAAGGTTTGATCAATGAGATTAACCAAATTGCACAG CTTCGTATCATTATTAAACCAAAGCCGTACATTGGAGATGGGCCTTTATGCAGTCCACAGCTG ATTTGCTATCATGTTCTGGGGTTGATCCATGGAATTTGGACCCCAAATCCTAGATCT ATGAAAGATTATATTGCAACCCCTAAACCTAATGGGTACAAGAGTCTTCATAGCATTGTGATTCCGTTTTTGTATGAGAGTATGTTCAGGCTTGAAATCCAG atTAGAACAGAAGAAATGGACTTGATAGCTGAGAGGGGCATTGCAGCTCATTATAGTGGGAGAGAATTTGTTACTGGACTGGTTGGAAGTGCAGTGCCCAGCAGTAAAAGCTCAAGGGGGAAGACAGTGTGTCTTAGCAATGCCAACATTGCACTCAGA ATTGGCTGGCTCAATGCTATTAGGGAGTGGCAAGAAGAGTTTGTTGGCAACATGAGTTCTAGGGAATTTGTGGACACTGTTACAAGAGATCTTTTGGGCAGTCGAGTCTTTGTATTTACACCCAGGGGAGAG ATTAGGAATCTACCTCAAGGTGCTACAGTAATTGATTATGCTTATATGATACACACTGAAATTGGCAACAAGATGGTAGCTGCAAAG GTCAATGGCAACCTTGTTTCTCCTGCACGCGTGCTTGCTAATGCAGAAGTTGTAGAGATAATCACATATAAT GCACTTTCCAGCAAATCAGCTTTTCAAAGGCATAAGCAGTGGTTGCAACATGCTAAAACACGGAGTGCGAGACATAAAATAATGAAA TTTCTGAAGGAACAAGCTGCACTTTCCGCGGCTGATATCACCACAGAAGCAGTTAATGAATTTCTAAGTGATTCTGACAAAGATAGAGAATCTGAAAAGCTGCCAAATGGTTCCAGTGGTTCTAAAGATAGGAGTGGGAAAATATTATTGAACGGTGTGGAAATATCAACTTCAGAAAGAAGTGAGACTGTCCTCCAGAGTAAGAATGGAAGTGCATGGACCCCTAAGCTCAATGGAAAACACAATAAGCATGTGCATCATTTAAGTTTGAATGGCAAAGGGGACATGATGTTGCAGGGAAACCATGTTGCCAATATGATTCAAGTAAACAATCCAAAATATAAAGAAGTCCTGCCAGGTTTAGAAAGATGGAAAGCCCATAAAATTGCCTCGTGGCACAATATAGAAGGACACTCTATCCAATGGTTATCTTTAGTATGCATAGACCGAAGAG GCATGATGGCGGAGGTCAGTACGGTATTGGCCACAGCAGATATAACCATATGCTCTTGTGTG GCTGAGATTGATCGAGGAAGGGGAATGGCTGTTATGCTATTTCATATAGAAGGAAATTTAGAAAATTTG GTGAATGCTTGCTCTAGAGTAGATCAAATACTGGGTGTTTTGGGATGGTCTACTGGCTGCAGCTGGCCAAGCTTGATGGAAAACCATGGCGTTCTCGAATGCTAG